The Zygosaccharomyces rouxii strain CBS732 chromosome G complete sequence genome contains a region encoding:
- the PEP5 gene encoding tethering complex subunit PEP5 (similar to uniprot|P12868 Saccharomyces cerevisiae YMR231W PEP5 Peripheral vacuolar membrane protein required for protein trafficking and vacuole biogenesis forms complex with Pep3p that promotes vesicular docking/fusion reactions in conjunction with SNARE proteins also interacts with Pep7p), translated as MFFASWRQFQFYENTPIRDPLLGSDSPLYSDPTLSAASPINKNRFALAVRSNHLKIINLSESKVEHEFQAFEDSFQITHIETVNQGFLLAVGEALGKPSLIKIYKLDKLPNNPKSYHSVIEVRNGNNTFPISVVATSKDLSCIAVGFVSGKIILIRGDLLRDRGSRQRIIYEDVGKEPVTSLEFNLDASVCFAATTTRIMMFNTTGRNRGQPDLILDSQHGLSLNCSCFSPYNNEYICSVEGSIDFYMDGGEKKSLVTELSGVKRIYPVDEDHILVVVEAEYAKSAVLEVEEFSQSNSNRVIILDLKNQVVSLNVFIASAIIDVFSVTQDKKEIVLLLTSEGVIVKITEKSLEEQLDIVIQKELFPFALELAKQHSLEPLKIQNIHRKYGDWLYKKGSRTEAVEQYVECLDVVESSEIISKFGINESPDPRGLGNLANYLWSLIKENRSHSDHVTLLLIALVKLKAENEINYFIQHFTRSGEFSQELISQDMDDESFFYSDKNLFDLDLVLGLLQDSKFEQLAYHLACKFAKDPAVIVEILLNTLDDPHGAIRYIRSLSIDETLRVLVTYSKQLLEKCPNDTNILLIDVFTGKFKRTDYNVDLKEPEHPHDDFTTVFYSYKTFLRYINNVTGGEDEAEVKGSMAPTYHPPRASLIFNAFISKPFEFVVFLEACLESYQRYEGSKEDKQVILTTLYDLYLTLANEDVPERQEDWRSRAAKVHNESEKLVTINENATSRTTQSNKPIDNSLMMLISHMNQIDIHSPGEGSTAELDKGARASLVNTFRSMILTNDPPKCMEYLEKHERQEPYLYCVALKYFISSKEVLQKIGGETVLKNKVLTKIIEKELMSVVELIGLLGSTDVATYGLVQDILIKHVRQEQDQISRNKKLISSYEAELESKKRELEELLHSDEPLQVNIKNKTCFMCHTALELPIVFFKCRHIYHQRCLNEEESAKEGRRLFRCPRCMAELETSEKIFQTQQEMSKKTDLLKIALDNGDDSEDRFKIVTEFIGRGGLEYSHVTLE; from the coding sequence ATGTTCTTTGCATCATGGAgacaattccaattctatgAAAATACTCCGATACGGGATCCACTGCTGGGCAGTGATTCACCTCTCTATTCCGATCCTACTCTATCAGCAGCTTCACCCATTAATAAAAATAGGTTTGCCCTTGCAGTTAGATCTaatcatttgaagataataAATTTAAGTGAATCTAAAGTAGAGCACGAATTTCAAGCTTTCGAAGatagtttccaaattactCATATAGAGACTGTAAATCAAGGGTTTCTGTTAGCTGTGGGGGAAGCATTAGGTAAACCCTCATTGATTAAGATTTACAAGTTGGATAAGTTACCTAATAATCCTAAATCTTATCATTCAGTCATAGAAGTGAGAAACGGTAATAACACTTTCCCTATATCCGTGGTTGCCACTAGTAAAGATCTAAGTTGCATAGCTGTTGGATTCgttagtggtaaaattataCTAATCAGAGGAGATTTATTACGAGATAGAGGATCTAGACAGAGGATAATTTACGAGGATGTGGGAAAGGAACCGGTTACTTCATTAGAGTTCAATTTGGATGCTTCCGTATGCTTCGCGGCTACCACAACTCGAATCATGATGTTCAATACTACAGGTCGTAATAGAGGACAACCTGATCTTATTTTGGATTCTCAACATGGGCTCAGTCTGAATTGCAGTTGTTTCAGTCCCTACAACAATGAATATATCTGTAGCGTCGAGGGTTCTATTGATTTCTATATGGATGGCGGAGAAAAGAAGTCCTTGGTGACGGAACTTTCAGGAGTAAAAAGAATCTATCCTGTGGATGAGGATCACATTTTAGTGGTGGTAGAGGCAGAATATGCAAAGTCTGCTGTCCTAGAAGTGGAGGAATTCTCGCAGTCGAACTCCAACAGAGTTATTATACTTGATCTCAAGAATCAAGTTGTCTCACTAAACGTATTTATCGCTAGCGCTATCATTGATGTATTTTCAGTGACCCAAGATAAAAAGGAAATCGTGTTGTTATTGACTTCAGAGGGAGTCATAGTAAAGATaactgaaaaatctttggaggAACAATTGGATATCGTCATTcagaaagaattgttcCCCTTTGCCCTTGAACTAGCTAAGCAACATTCTTTGGAACCTCTaaagattcaaaatattcatAGAAAATACGGTGATTGGCTCTACAAAAAGGGTTCAAGGACTGAAGCGGTGGAGCAGTATGTGGAATGCTTAGATGTAGTAGAATCTAGCGAGatcatttcaaaatttggcATTAATGAATCACCGGACCCCAGAGGTCTAGGAAATTTAGCAAACTATCTTTGGTCTTTGATCAAGGAGAACAGATCCCATTCTGATCACGTAACTCTACTTCTGATCGCCTTAGTCAAACTGAAGGCcgaaaatgaaataaattACTTCATTCAACATTTCACAAGGTCAGGAGAATTTTCTCAGGAACTCATCAGTCAGGATATGGATGATGagtcttttttttactcAGATAAGAATTTATTCGATCTAGACCTGGTATTGGGATTACTCCAGGATTCTAAATTTGAACAACTTGCATATCACCTGGCCTGCAAATTTGCTAAAGATCCCGCCGTCATTGTGGAAATTTTACTTAATACACTGGATGACCCTCATGGCGCTATAAGATACATCAGAAGTTTATCAATTGACGAAACTTTACGAGTCTTGGTGACCTATTCTAAGCAGTTGTTAGAAAAATGCCCGAACGATACTAATATTCTTTTAATCGATGTTTTTACGGGTAAATTCAAGAGAACCGACTACAACGTAGACTTAAAGGAACCAGAGCATCCGCATGATGATTTCACAACGGTGTTTTACAGTTACAAGACTTTCCTAAGGTATATTAACAATGTGACCGGCGGGGAAGATGAGGCAGAAGTAAAGGGTTCTATGGCTCCAACTTATCATCCACCAAGAGCTTCATTAATTTTTAATGCTTTTATTTCTAAACCATTCGAGTTTGTGGTTTTCTTGGAAGCTTGTTTGGAGAGCTATCAGAGATATGAAGGTTCGAAAGAGGACAAACAAGTAATACTGACCACACTTTACGATTTGTATTTGACACTGGCAAACGAAGATGTACCTGAACGTCAAGAAGATTGGAGATCTCGTGCAGCAAAAGTGCATAATGAAAGTGAGAAGCTAGTTACCATCAATGAAAATGCTACCTCGAGAACTACACAGTCTAATAAACCCATTGACAATTCCTTAATGATGTTAATTTCCCACATGAATCAAATAGATATCCATTCGCCTGGGGAAGGTTCCACTGCTGAGCTTGACAAGGGTGCGAGGGCTTCATTAGTGAATACTTTCCGTTCTATGATTTTGACCAACGACCCTCCAAAATGTATGGAATATTTAGAAAAGCACGAGAGGCAAGAGCCATACCTTTATTGTGTTGCCCTCAAATACTTCATTTCCTCCAAGGAAGTTCTTCAGAAGATCGGTGGTGAGACCGTTCTCAAGAACAAAGTTCTAACAAAGATAATCGAAAAGGAACTAATGTCAGTTGTGGAACTAATCGGTTTACTGGGCTCCACAGATGTTGCCACCTACGGGCTAGTCCAAGATATCTTAATCAAACACGTTCGTCAGGAGCAGGATCAGATATCgagaaacaaaaaattgattagTTCATATGAGGCGGAACTAGAGAGTAAAAAGAGGGAACTAGAGGAACTTTTACATTCTGATGAACCTTTACAAGTGAATATCAAGAACAAGACTTGCTTTATGTGTCATACTGCCCTAGAATTGCcaattgtatttttcaaGTGTCGTCACATCTATCATCAAAGATGCCTAAATGAGGAGGAAAGTGCTAAGGAGGGAAGAAGACTTTTTAGATGTCCAAGATGCATGGCTGAACTCGAAACTTCAGAAAAGATTTTCCAGACCCAGCAAGAAATGAGCAAGAAAACTGATCTGTTGAAGATCGCTCTTGACAATGGCGACGACTCCGAAGATCGATTCAAAATCGTTACAGAATTCATAGGTAGAGGGGGCTTGGAATACTCACATGTAACATTAGAATAA
- a CDS encoding 40S ribosomal protein eS10 (highly similar to uniprot|P46784 Saccharomyces cerevisiae YMR230W RPS10B and to uniprot|Q08745 Saccharomyces cerevisiae YOR293W RPS10A Proteins component of the small (40S) ribosomal subunit), with protein sequence MLIPKEDRSKIHKYLFQEGVVVAKKDFNQPKHDEIDTKNLYVIKALQSLTSKGYVRTQFSWQYYYYTLTEAGVEYLREYLHLPEHIVPGTYMHDRSQTQRPQRRY encoded by the exons ATGTTGATTCCAAAGGAAGACAGAAGTAAGATCCACAAGTACTTGTTTCAAG AGGGTGTCGTCGTCGCCAAGAAGGACTTCAACCAACCAAAACACGATGAAATTGACACCAAAAACTTGTACGTTATCAAGGCTTTGCAATCCTTGACCTCTAAGGGTTACGTCAGAACTCAATTCTCTTGGCAATACTACTACTACACTTTGACTGAGGCTGGTGTTGAGTATTTGAGAGAGTACTTGCACTTGCCAGAACACATTGTTCCTGGCACCTACATGCATGACAGATCTCAAACTCAGAGACCTCAAAGAAGATACTAA
- a CDS encoding uncharacterized protein (similar to uniprot|Q08743 Saccharomyces cerevisiae YOR292C Hypothetical ORF) produces MSLQLLARDQIDVHYDNASQDLDRSKTDSQSPLIRWIDKRRHSLRRLCQFKVYKISLTHIVVLITWVSLLLKFTNHYRKLYQNSALLATMCTNVLLFGISDSMAQSILCYFSTHMDPVPQVIDDMVSRLRRPAQIIDDDNDSDDLSVFNDYGEPLDDDESVYDFSAPDSHKFNFFRWACFMFWGFILSFFQVPWYKFLNYFYTEDPTVVQVLERVLSDQLLYSPVSLYCFFAYSNYVMEGGNAETFSKKIQVLYLSTLGCNYLLWPLVQFINFLLMPKHFQVPFSSSVGILWNCFLSMRNASNSIN; encoded by the coding sequence ATGTCTCTTCAACTGCTTGCTAGGGATCAAATCGATGTACATTATGATAACGCTAGTCAAGATCTCGATAGATCAAAGACTGATTCCCAATCACCACTCATAAGATGGATCGATAAACGTAGACATTCCCTTAGGCGACTGTGCCAATTCAAGGTGTACAAAATCTCCCTAACACACATAGTAGTTCTAATAACATGGGTCTCACTATTACTGAAGTTTACGAATCATTATAGAAAACTATATCAAAATTCAGCACTTTTAGCTACTATGTGCACTAACGTTTTACTGTTTGGAATATCAGATTCCATGGCTCAGAGCATATTATGTTATTTTTCTACTCATATGGATCCAGTTCCACAAGTAATTGATGATATGGTGAGTAGACTCCGTAGACCGGCTCAAATAatagatgatgataatgattcaGATGATTTATCGGTTTTCAACGATTATGGGGAACCActagatgatgatgaatcagTTTACGATTTTAGTGCTCCAGACTCTCATAagtttaatttctttagatGGGCTTGTTTCATGTTCTGGGGGTTTATTCTATCTTTCTTCCAAGTCCCCTGGTACAAGTTTCTCAACTATTTTTACACAGAAGATCCCACAGTGGTGCAAGTACTAGAAAGAGTTCTATCAGATCAATTGCTTTACTCCCCTGTTTCCTTATACTGTTTCTTTGCATATTCGAACTATGTGATGGAAGGTGGTAACGCTGAGACTTTTAGTAAAAAGATTCAGGTTCTGTATTTGTCCACACTTGGTTGTAATTATTTGCTTTGGCCCCTAGTGCAGTTTATTAATTTCCTGCTGATGCCTAAACATTTTCAGGTGCCCTTCAGCTCGTCTGTTGGAATTCTTTGGAATTGTTTCCTATCCATGAGAAATGCTTCTAATTCTATTAATTGA
- the YPK9 gene encoding putative acid anhydride hydrolase (similar to uniprot|Q12697 Saccharomyces cerevisiae YOR291W Hypothetical ORF), with protein sequence MQEMNGSRTSDDRRGNNSHARNHENRLSFSSVQSGSTAATLTSASNAEQNHTEPYAGAAFETVPSSIVSFHHPHSFQTSSVLGGSVASSTIGRRGRRSGEGDALVDGPAVHSRSPSRNPHFRLFTEDQIADAEGAASTIEAADYDTYWDSTPAYEQQVLEGSRFSSRRNSLRSQSMRSSIFTRGSYDSMGRDSGRGRSLSRTRPLHPQPTYHSSAHSSSSSSRYSRRDRIPSELEDQGDEMLNDRSSNGSLARSGTEDFFYDDGDNVSGQDDAHTNGHHKKPIYHAEYLQPHYHEKFYSNLPAKLYYQRFYVAEEDLVIGIGGYRTVKFRLYLYYLLCMCSLGMVYLLVRWIPYYRVKLYGVKVPLGKAEWVVLESELGDFNIVDVEREWYNRPMSTVLPMTKESTGDRSGTSFSFHHAGDLNPNIPILVSFEYRYITFIYSPLEDVFRSNNNWTDSDWVDLPTVYSGLSSGACEDRTLAFGRNSINLKVKTTSQVLFDEALHPFYIFQLFSILLWSADQYYYYAACIFVISLLSIVDTLVETKKTSERLAEMSYFNCDVRVLREEFWTHISSSELVPGDVYEVSDPALTIFPCDSILLSGDCIVNESMLTGESVPVSKIPATEDTMYQLLDDFKDTQISGSLSKSFLFNGTKIIRTRIPKGQSAALAMVVRTGFSTTKGSLIRSMVFPKPTNFKFYRDSFKYIGFMTMVALLGFSISCMRFIQIGLDKKTMILRALDIITVVVPPALPATLTIGTNFALGRLKSKNIFCISPTKVNVGGKLDVMAFDKTGTLTEDGLDILGVHVSEPSSHNSFTFGKLQQNVQEVFPKFSLNDCSSPNDLRAKNFFISLLTCHSLRLVDNELLGDPLDFKMFQFTGWSYEEDFQEHAFHSLYDQRHEGDIFPENSDIIPAVVHPNSNSPDNRFTDNDPHNFLGIVRSFEFLSKLRRMSVIVKPSSDNIFWAFTKGAPEVISEICNKNTLPKDYDELIHKYTHAGYRVIACAGKTLPKRTWLYSQKVTREEVECNLEFLGLIVFENKLKDATAGTLETLREANIRTIMCTGDNVLTAISVGRESRLIDSPRVYISCINEDARMGEPFLLWRNVDNYEDTLDLDEPQFAGTFEDYTLAVTGDVFRILFDNESRIPENYKDTVLLKACIYARMSPDEKHELMERLQKMDYVVGFCGDGANDCGALKAADVGISLSEAEASVAAPFTSQIFDISCVLNVIEEGRASLVTSFACFQYMSLYSAIQFISITILYCRGSNLGDFQFLFIDLLLIVPIAIFMSWTKPYHKIAKKKPSANLVSPKILVPLCVSILLCLFFQGIPWLMVQRTKWYIKPIVGSDDAVQSSDNTVLFFVSNFQYILCAVVLSVGPPYREPMSKNIGFIADVVLSLLFSVKLMFVNPSSFMGNLFQLTNISKKFKFFIIVWAAINYYAQLYVPNYFKGLFRKKRSSKKYKNILRDQNVSFLA encoded by the coding sequence ATGCAAGAGATGAATGGATCTCGTACTTCAGATGATCGTCGTGGGAATAATTCACATGCAAGGAACCATGAGAACAGACTTTCGTTCTCTTCTGTACAGTCAGGTTCCACTGCAGCTACTTTAACTTCAGCATCAAACGCTGAGCAAAACCATACTGAACCTTATGCGGGTGCTGCTTTTGAGACCGTGCCTAGTTCTATCGTTTCATTTCACCATCCCCATTCATTCCAAACAAGCAGTGTGCTGGGGGGGTCGGTGGCTTCTAGTACTATAGGTAGAAGAGGTCGCAGGTCTGGCGAAGGAGATGCACTCGTTGATGGGCCTGCAGTTCATTCTAGAAGTCCTTCACGCAATCCCCACTTCAGGCTATTCACAGAGGATCAAATCGCAGATGCTGAAGGTGCAGCTTCCACTATAGAGGCAGCTGATTACGATACGTATTGGGATTCTACTCCGGCATATGAACAGCAGGTCTTAGAGGGTTCAAGGTTTAGTTCGAGAAGAAATTCACTACGTAGTCAATCTATGAGGTCTTCCATATTCACTAGAGGCTCATACGATTCTATGGGTAGAGATAGCGGTAGAGGTCGTTCTTTGTCGAGGACTCGCCCATTGCATCCACAACCGACTTATCACTCATCGGCGCACTCGTCTTCAAGTTCTTCCAGATACAGCAGAAGAGATAGAATTCCATCCGAATTGGAGGATCAAGGTGACGAGATGTTAAACGATAGATCCTCCAATGGTTCATTAGCGAGATCTGGTACAGAAGATTTTTTCtatgatgatggtgataatgTGTCTGGTCAAGATGACGCACATACCAATGGTCATCATAAGAAGCCAATCTACCATGCAGAGTACTTACAACCTCACTATCACGAGAAGTTTTATTCTAACCTACCGGCCAAATTGTACTATCAGAGATTTTACGTGGCAGAAGAAGACTTGGTCATTGGTATCGGTGGGTATAGAACTGTCAAGTTCAGACTTTACTTGTACTATCTCTTATGCATGTGCTCATTGGGTATGGTCTATTTATTAGTCAGATGGATACCGTACTATAGAGTTAAACTATATGGTGTTAAAGTGCCATTGGGTAAGGCTGAATGGGTCGTTCTCGAAAGTGAATTAGGGGATTTCAATATTGTTGATGTAGAAAGGGAATGGTACAACAGACCAATGAGTACAGTTTTACCCATGACAAAGGAAAGCACCGGTGACCGTAGTGGTACTTCATTTAGTTTTCACCATGCCGGAGATTTGAACCCTAATATTCCAATCTTGGTGTCTTTTGAATACAGATACATTACTTTCATTTATTCACCATTGGAGGATGTGTTTagaagtaataataattgGACTGACTCCGATTGGGTCGATTTACCAACTGTTTATTCCGGATTGTCAAGCGGTGCCTGTGAGGATAGGACTTTGGCGTTTGGTCGTAATAGtatcaatttgaaagtCAAAACTACTTCGCAGGTTTTGTTCGATGAAGCTCTTCATCCGTTTtacatttttcaactgtttTCCATCCTGCTATGGTCTGCAGATCAGTATTACTATTATGCTGCCTGTATCTTTGTCATATCATTACTTTCCATCGTGGACACTTTGGTCGAAACCAAAAAGACCTCTGAAAGATTGGCAGAAATGTCTTATTTCAACTGTGATGTGCGGGTCCTAAGAGAAGAGTTCTGGACACATATAAGTTCTTCCGAATTGGTACCCGGTGACGTTTATGAAGTCTCAGACCCAGCCTTAACAATCTTCCCCTGCGATTCCATTTTACTATCTGGTGATTGCATTGTAAATGAATCCATGCTAACCGGTGAATCTGTGCCCGTTTCCAAAATTCCCGCCACAGAGGATACAATGTACCAATTACTAGATGATTTCAAGGATACTCAGATTTCTGGGTCCCTTTCTAAATCTTTCTTGTTTAATGGTACGAAAATTATTAGAACTCGTATCCCGAAGGGCCAGTCTGCTGCACTGGCCATGGTGGTACGTACCGGGTTCTCTACTACTAAGGGTTCGTTGATCAGATCTATGGTCTTCCCTAAACCTActaattttaaattttacAGGGATTCATTCAAATATATTGGATTTATGACCATGGTAGCCCTCCTAGGGTTTTCCATCAGTTGTATGAGATTTATCCAGATTGGACTCGATAAGAAAACGATGATTTTAAGAGCATTGGatattattactgttgTGGTTCCACCGGCTTTACCTGCTACTTTGACCATAGGAACTAATTTTGCGTTGGGAAGACTCAAGAGTAAAAATATATTTTGTATTTCACCTACTAAAGTCAATGTAGGAGGTAAATTGGATGTAATGGCTTTTGACAAAACAGGGACGTTAACTGAAGATGGATTGGACATATTGGGAGTTCATGTTTCAGAGCCAAGTTCACATAATTCTTTTACCTTTGGGAAATTGCAGCAAAATGTCCAAGAAGTTTTCCCTAAATTTTCACTGAACGATTGTAGTAGCCCCAATGACCTGAGAGCTaagaacttcttcatctctcTTCTTACGTGTCATTCTCTGAGGTTAGTTGATAATGAACTACTGGGTGATCCCTTAGATTTTAAAATGTTTCAATTCACAGGCTGGTCCTATGAGGAGGACTTTCAAGAGCATGCATTCCATTCATTGTATGACCAGCGTCATGAAGGTGACATATTCCCGGAGAATTCCGATATTATTCCAGCAGTGGTTCACCCCAACAGTAACTCGCCTGATAACAGGTTTACCGATAACGATCCTCACAATTTCTTGGGTATTGTAAGGagttttgaatttttgtCCAAATTAAGGAGAATGAGTGTAATTGTTAAACCAAGCAGCGACAACATTTTTTGGGCATTTACCAAAGGTGCGCCTGAAGTCATCTCTGAAATTTGTAATAAGAATACCCTGCCCAAGGACTATGATGAGCTAATCCATAAATACACACATGCTGGTTATAGAGTGATAGCGTGTGCAGGTAAGACTTTACCCAAGAGGACCTGGTTGTATTCTCAAAAAGTTACGAGAGAAGAAGTTGAGTGTAACCTGGAGTTTTTAGGATTAATTGTTTTCGAAAACAAGTTGAAAGATGCAACTGCCGGTACTCTGGAAACACTTAGGGAAGCCAATATTCGAACTATCATGTGTACTGGTGATAATGTTCTGACCGCTATTTCTGTTGGTAGAGAATCGCGCCTCATTGATTCCCCTCGAGTCTATATCTCGTGCATCAATGAAGATGCTCGTATGGGTGAGCCCTTCCTGCTTTGGAGAAATGTAGACAATTATGAGGATACCTTAGACTTGGATGAACCACAATTCGCCGGCACTTTCGAAGATTACACATTGGCGGTTACTGGTGATGTATTTAGAATATTGTTTGATAACGAAAGCAGAATACCAGAAAATTATAAGGACACCGTTTTGTTGAAAGCATGCATCTATGCTAGAATGTCACCAGATGAAAAGCACGAATTAATGGAAAGATTGCAAAAGATGGACTACGTGGTTGGATTTTGCGGGGATGGTGCTAACGATTGTGGTGCTTTAAAAGCTGCTGACGTCGGTATATCTCTATCTGAGGCCGAAGCCTCTGTTGCTGCTCCTTTTACCTCTCAAATCTTTGACATTAGCTGTGTGTTGAACGTAATCGAAGAGGGCCGTGCATCTTTGGTTACTTCATTTGCCTGCTTCCAGTACATGAGTCTTTATTCTGCCATTCAGTTCATCAGTATTACAATATTGTACTGTCGAGGATCTAATTTGGGTgactttcaatttctctttaTAGATTTATTGTTGATTGTCCCCATTGCGATCTTTATGTCTTGGACAAAACCCTATCATAAAATTGCCAAGAAAAAACCATCGGCCAATTTGGTATCACCCAAAATTCTAGTACCCCTTTGTGTCAGTATTCTTCTTTGTCTCTTTTTCCAAGGTATTCCTTGGCTCATGGTTCAGAGGACAAAGTGGTACATCAAACCAATTGTTGGTAGTGATGATGCAGTCCAATCCTCGGATAATACGGTCTTATTTTTCGTTTCCAATTTCCAGTACATTTTATGTGCCGTCGTGCTCTCTGTGGGACCTCCTTACAGAGAACCAATGTCAAAGAACATTGGATTCATCGCGGATGTGGTACTTTCACTCTTGTTCAGTGTAAAGCTGATGTTTGTCAACCCATCATCTTTCATGGGGAACTTGTTTCAATTGACCAATATTTCtaagaaattcaaattttttatcataGTATGGGCAGCAATTAATTATTATGCGCAGCTATATGTCCCCAATTATTTCAAAGGTTTATTCAGGAAGAAACGTAGTAGCAAGAAAtacaaaaatattttgagaGATCAAAATGTGTCTTTTTTAGCCTGA